Proteins found in one Planctomycetes bacterium MalM25 genomic segment:
- the gph_2 gene encoding Phosphoglycolate phosphatase, giving the protein MQLVILHHHLNRGGVTSVIVNHLRALATLPEEERPERVVVFFDGQRDGWPDDLPRELSIAEVDVPELGYDAPGVSSEPEQLADLLSERFDACGLQPGDTLLHVHNHALGKNASLPRALEHLAGEGWRMLLQVHDFAEDNRPENYRHLQEAIGVDDPATLGEILYPQGERVQYATLTERDADILRNAGVDAPRLHTLPNPVAEFTEMPGALEAKARVYVALGLPAKARLIVYPVRGIRRKNLGEMLLLAALAPEETYFAVTLRPKNPSEAESFDRWRRLAESLDLPCLFDTGSPRAEGGYGCDFQETLAAAEAILTTSIAEGFGMVFLEAWLAGKPLIGRDLPEITREFKAAGMRYDGMWDELRAPANLDEDFARLTPGEQIAAIRGTRRPEAPVTLIDAPEGLVAANAAIVRERYSTAAIGERLAAVYQRVESADAPAASEFHGERIVEHFADPARQFPVRVETPLDDGADDLIAAIAQLSHPLTAQKTGEEPVLPAVEGIRAVVFDVYGTLLISGSGDISLASEGSRGAAAIEALQAAASEPATSVVGVEAAHLVPPTTDVAGSPLDGDVIVSALHEAVLESHQASKSEHPEVEIRDLWRSVIEQLSLRISDDQVERFAIEYECRVNPIWPMPGLAETLTGLNNLGIELGIVSNAQFFTPLAFEPLTGKSLGMWGFDESLGVWSYEHREAKPGLFLYERCAAALAERGIEPGEALFVGNDLRNDIWPAARVGFKTALFAGDARSLRWRRDDARLADVRPDAVVTDLRQLLQIAL; this is encoded by the coding sequence ATGCAGCTCGTCATCCTCCACCACCATCTGAACCGGGGCGGCGTCACCTCGGTGATCGTCAACCACCTCCGCGCGCTGGCGACCCTGCCCGAGGAAGAACGCCCGGAGCGCGTCGTCGTCTTCTTCGACGGCCAGCGCGACGGCTGGCCGGACGACCTGCCTCGCGAGCTCTCCATCGCCGAGGTCGATGTCCCCGAGCTCGGCTACGACGCCCCCGGCGTGAGCTCCGAGCCGGAGCAGCTCGCCGACCTGCTCTCCGAACGCTTCGACGCCTGCGGCCTCCAGCCGGGCGACACGTTGCTGCATGTCCACAACCACGCGCTCGGCAAGAACGCCTCGCTCCCCCGCGCGCTGGAGCACCTGGCGGGCGAGGGCTGGCGGATGCTCCTGCAGGTCCACGACTTCGCCGAAGACAACCGCCCCGAGAACTACCGTCACCTCCAAGAGGCGATCGGCGTCGACGATCCTGCTACGCTCGGCGAGATCCTCTACCCGCAGGGCGAACGCGTCCAGTACGCCACCCTGACCGAGCGCGACGCCGACATCCTCCGCAACGCGGGCGTCGACGCCCCGCGGCTCCACACGCTGCCCAACCCGGTCGCTGAATTCACCGAGATGCCGGGAGCCCTTGAGGCGAAGGCGCGGGTCTACGTCGCCCTCGGCCTGCCCGCCAAGGCCCGCCTGATCGTCTACCCGGTGCGTGGCATCCGGCGGAAGAACCTGGGCGAGATGCTGCTGCTCGCGGCGCTCGCGCCGGAGGAGACCTACTTCGCCGTCACGCTGCGTCCGAAGAACCCGTCGGAGGCGGAGTCGTTCGACCGCTGGCGTCGGCTGGCGGAGTCACTCGACCTGCCCTGCCTGTTCGACACGGGCTCGCCCCGCGCGGAGGGGGGCTACGGCTGCGACTTCCAAGAGACCCTCGCCGCCGCCGAAGCGATCCTCACCACGAGCATCGCCGAGGGCTTCGGCATGGTCTTCCTCGAGGCGTGGCTCGCGGGCAAGCCGCTGATCGGCCGCGACCTGCCGGAGATCACCCGCGAGTTCAAGGCGGCCGGCATGCGTTACGACGGCATGTGGGACGAGCTCCGCGCGCCGGCGAACCTCGACGAGGACTTCGCCCGGCTCACGCCCGGGGAGCAGATCGCCGCGATCCGCGGCACGCGCCGTCCGGAGGCGCCGGTCACGCTCATCGACGCCCCCGAAGGGCTGGTCGCCGCCAACGCGGCGATCGTCCGCGAGCGTTACTCGACCGCCGCGATCGGCGAGCGCCTCGCGGCGGTCTACCAGCGTGTCGAGTCCGCCGACGCCCCGGCCGCCAGCGAGTTCCACGGCGAGCGGATCGTCGAGCACTTCGCCGACCCGGCGCGGCAGTTCCCCGTGCGGGTCGAGACCCCGCTCGACGACGGCGCCGACGACCTGATCGCGGCGATCGCCCAACTGAGCCACCCCCTCACCGCCCAGAAGACCGGCGAGGAGCCGGTGCTCCCGGCAGTAGAAGGCATCCGCGCCGTCGTGTTCGACGTGTACGGCACGCTGCTCATCAGCGGCAGCGGCGACATCTCACTCGCGAGCGAGGGCTCGCGCGGCGCGGCGGCGATCGAAGCGCTGCAAGCCGCTGCAAGCGAGCCGGCCACGTCAGTGGTCGGTGTTGAAGCGGCGCATTTGGTTCCACCGACCACTGACGTGGCCGGTTCGCCATTGGATGGCGACGTGATCGTCAGCGCACTGCACGAGGCCGTGCTCGAATCGCACCAAGCTTCCAAGAGCGAGCACCCGGAAGTCGAGATCCGCGATCTCTGGCGCTCGGTGATCGAACAGCTCAGTCTCCGGATCAGCGACGATCAGGTCGAGCGTTTCGCCATCGAGTACGAGTGCCGCGTGAACCCGATCTGGCCGATGCCCGGCCTCGCGGAGACGCTCACCGGCCTCAACAACCTGGGGATCGAACTCGGCATCGTCAGCAACGCCCAGTTCTTCACGCCGCTGGCGTTCGAGCCGCTGACCGGCAAGTCGCTCGGCATGTGGGGCTTCGACGAGTCGCTCGGCGTCTGGTCTTACGAGCACCGTGAGGCGAAGCCGGGCCTCTTTCTCTACGAGCGATGCGCAGCGGCCCTCGCGGAGCGGGGGATCGAGCCGGGCGAGGCTCTGTTCGTCGGGAACGACCTGCGGAACGACATCTGGCCCGCCGCGCGGGTCGGCTTCAAGACGGCCCTCTTCGCCGGCGACGCCCGCTCGCTCCGCTGGCGGCGGGACGACGCCCGACTGGCCGATGTGCGGCCCGACGCCGTGGTGACGGACCTTCGGCAGTTGCTCCAGATCGCTTTGTAG
- a CDS encoding Glycosyl transferases group 1, which produces MSPSPEKISHRIGFIGTRFAGTDGVSLEAAKWAKVLWQNHHVSYWYAGKLDTDPGVSHLEPHAYFGHPDIQWVNKRVFGKTERDPEVTRRIYALAEHLKRSIYDFVRKFDIEILCVQNASCIPMNIPLGVAIATFCAETNFPTIAHHHDFYWERDRFAVNSVGDILRMAFPCTVPNIQHVTINSGAQRDLSHRRGASSVLVPNVLDFEKPPTAIDDYNADFRKAVGLEDDDIIFLQPTRVVPRKGIEHSIALLQQLNNPKCKLVVSHESGDEGNDYLQMLHDMAEQQGVDLRYIPERIGEVRGRNDAGEKLYTLADAYAHADFITYPSLYEGFGNALIEAFYFRKPVLVNRYSIFVSDIEPKGFDVITMNGYMTRDVVTKVRTVIDDPEHRKKIVEHNFELGKRFFSYAVLRRKLRALVTNVTGMEDL; this is translated from the coding sequence ATGTCCCCCTCTCCCGAGAAGATCAGCCACCGGATCGGCTTCATTGGCACCCGCTTCGCCGGCACCGATGGGGTGTCGCTCGAGGCGGCCAAGTGGGCCAAGGTGCTCTGGCAGAACCACCATGTCAGCTACTGGTACGCCGGCAAGCTCGACACCGACCCGGGCGTGAGCCACCTGGAGCCGCACGCCTACTTCGGGCACCCGGATATCCAATGGGTCAACAAGCGGGTCTTCGGCAAGACCGAGCGCGACCCCGAGGTGACCCGCCGCATCTACGCGCTGGCCGAGCACCTGAAGCGGTCGATCTACGACTTCGTGCGGAAGTTTGACATCGAGATCCTCTGCGTGCAGAACGCGAGCTGCATCCCGATGAACATCCCGCTGGGCGTGGCGATCGCCACGTTCTGTGCGGAGACCAACTTCCCGACGATCGCGCACCACCACGACTTCTACTGGGAGCGCGACCGCTTCGCCGTGAACTCGGTGGGCGACATCCTGCGGATGGCGTTCCCCTGCACGGTGCCGAACATCCAGCACGTGACGATCAACTCGGGCGCGCAACGCGACCTGTCGCACCGCCGCGGCGCCTCGAGCGTGCTGGTGCCCAACGTGCTCGACTTCGAGAAGCCCCCCACGGCGATCGACGACTACAACGCCGACTTCCGCAAAGCGGTCGGCCTGGAAGACGACGACATCATCTTCTTGCAGCCCACGCGGGTCGTGCCGCGGAAGGGGATCGAGCATTCGATCGCGCTGCTGCAACAGCTGAACAACCCTAAGTGCAAGCTCGTCGTGTCGCACGAATCGGGCGACGAGGGCAACGACTACCTCCAGATGCTGCACGACATGGCCGAGCAGCAAGGAGTCGACCTCCGCTACATCCCCGAACGGATCGGCGAGGTGCGCGGGCGCAACGACGCCGGAGAGAAGCTCTACACCCTCGCCGACGCCTACGCCCACGCCGACTTCATCACCTATCCGAGCCTCTACGAAGGGTTCGGCAACGCGCTCATCGAGGCGTTCTACTTCCGCAAGCCGGTGCTGGTGAACCGCTACTCGATCTTCGTGTCGGACATCGAACCGAAGGGCTTCGACGTCATCACGATGAACGGCTACATGACCCGCGACGTGGTCACCAAGGTCCGCACCGTGATCGACGACCCGGAGCACCGCAAGAAGATCGTCGAGCACAACTTCGAGCTCGGCAAACGCTTCTTCAGCTACGCCGTCCTCCGCCGCAAGCTGCGGGCGTTGGTCACGAACGTGACCGGCATGGAAGACCTTTGA
- the gtfA gene encoding Sucrose phosphorylase, with protein sequence MVTLSLNDRVASLNARLSRVYEDRAEEALVAIAAEFADLLAEPAPDELDGPRWDERDVVLITYADQVRGGGGSPLAAQREWLLDNGLGDLLSTVHLLPFCPYSSDDGFSVIDYLAVDPDSGTWDDIAALGEPFDLMFDLVLNHLSERSAWFQKYLQGEAPYDRFFIEVDPATDLSSVTRPRPGDPFKAVQTSRGERHVWSTFSDGAIKDQIDLNYEEPVVLAKMLRILVEYARRGARIIRLDAVAFLWKRLGTSCMHLMETHELVKLMRDVLAAFAPRTLVLTETNVPHAENVSYFGGVDPATGEADEAHMVYNFSLPPLLLEAFLSGDATALRAWLENLATPPPGCTFFNFTASHDGVGLRPLEGLISDDRFNALAEAADRRGAIVNTRTKPDGSEAPYELCVAYFSAMAPDRVAEGEGPDEELHVRRFLSSQAVMLALRGMPAPYFHSLVGTPNDTAGAEASGTARRINRRKYDRAELDGLLADGEIQRRVLDGYKELIAKRIAEPAFHPDAPQRVFNPGNDAVIAFERTSLDGARRVLVAANVSDAVQPIRAPQAYIGSVDSLSGGVACDPLTLEPGQAVWLTPR encoded by the coding sequence GTGGTCACGTTGTCGCTGAATGATCGCGTCGCTTCGCTGAACGCCCGCCTCTCCCGTGTGTACGAGGACCGCGCCGAGGAGGCCCTCGTGGCGATCGCCGCGGAGTTCGCCGACCTGCTCGCCGAGCCCGCTCCCGATGAACTCGACGGTCCGCGTTGGGACGAGCGGGACGTGGTGCTCATCACCTACGCCGACCAAGTCCGCGGCGGAGGCGGCTCGCCCCTCGCGGCGCAGCGCGAGTGGCTGCTCGACAACGGCCTGGGCGACCTGCTCAGCACCGTCCACCTGCTGCCCTTCTGCCCCTACTCGTCGGACGACGGGTTCAGCGTCATCGACTACCTCGCGGTCGATCCCGACTCGGGCACGTGGGACGACATCGCCGCGCTCGGCGAGCCGTTCGACCTGATGTTCGACCTCGTGCTGAACCACCTCTCCGAGCGGAGCGCGTGGTTCCAGAAGTACCTGCAAGGCGAGGCGCCCTACGACCGGTTCTTTATCGAGGTCGATCCGGCGACCGACTTGTCGAGCGTCACGCGGCCCCGGCCTGGCGACCCGTTCAAAGCGGTGCAAACGAGTCGCGGCGAGCGCCACGTTTGGTCGACCTTCTCTGACGGCGCCATCAAGGACCAGATCGATCTCAACTACGAAGAGCCGGTCGTGCTGGCGAAGATGCTGCGGATCCTGGTCGAGTACGCCCGCCGCGGCGCGCGGATCATCCGGCTCGACGCGGTGGCGTTCCTCTGGAAGCGCCTAGGCACGAGCTGCATGCACCTGATGGAGACGCACGAGCTTGTGAAGCTCATGCGCGACGTGCTGGCCGCCTTCGCGCCGCGCACCCTGGTGCTCACCGAGACCAACGTGCCGCACGCGGAGAACGTCTCCTACTTCGGCGGGGTCGATCCGGCGACCGGCGAGGCGGACGAGGCGCACATGGTTTACAACTTCAGCCTCCCGCCGCTACTGCTCGAAGCCTTCCTGTCGGGCGACGCGACGGCTCTGCGTGCCTGGCTGGAGAACCTCGCCACGCCGCCGCCCGGCTGCACCTTCTTCAACTTCACCGCCTCGCACGACGGCGTCGGCCTGCGGCCCCTCGAGGGGCTGATCTCCGACGATCGGTTCAACGCCTTGGCCGAAGCGGCGGACCGACGCGGCGCGATCGTCAACACCCGGACCAAGCCGGACGGCTCCGAGGCTCCCTACGAGCTGTGCGTGGCGTACTTCTCCGCGATGGCGCCAGATCGCGTCGCCGAAGGGGAGGGGCCCGACGAAGAACTCCACGTCCGCCGCTTCTTGTCTTCGCAGGCCGTGATGCTCGCGCTGCGTGGCATGCCCGCGCCCTACTTCCACAGCCTGGTCGGCACCCCCAACGACACCGCCGGCGCCGAGGCGAGCGGCACAGCGCGACGCATCAACCGGCGGAAGTACGACCGCGCCGAACTCGACGGTCTGCTCGCCGACGGCGAGATCCAACGCCGCGTGCTCGACGGCTACAAGGAGCTGATTGCGAAGCGGATCGCCGAGCCGGCGTTCCATCCCGACGCGCCGCAACGGGTCTTCAATCCGGGCAACGACGCCGTCATCGCCTTCGAGCGGACGAGCCTCGACGGCGCCCGCCGGGTGCTAGTGGCGGCGAACGTCTCCGACGCGGTGCAACCGATCCGGGCGCCCCAGGCCTACATCGGGAGCGTCGACTCCCTAAGCGGCGGCGTCGCCTGTGACCCGCTCACCCTCGAACCCGGCCAAGCCGTTTGGCTCACCCCGCGTTAG
- the gpgS gene encoding Glucosyl-3-phosphoglycerate synthase — protein sequence MPDFSQRGPITTLHDLATTDSSRLEELLRESVKDYPIGLVLPITASDMRARPFGEIVEQLGKADYVDTACVVLNRADTVEDYQEALKRLEPLGPKAKLLWTDGPRGKQALGDLDDAGFAVNVPGKGRAVWFAFGFLLADPQLKAYVLQDGDIENYDNDMLVRLALPMAHPGMDFHFCKAFYARCTTKMHGRVVRLLVAPLLRALISVMGNDPYLVFLRSFRYPLAGEFAVTSHLARSNRIPCDWGLEVGTLAEVFRNTAPKRVAQVDIARLYDHKHQPLSVEDKSKGLMKMAGDILANIVRTLASRGMVFGKGHFITIRSAYQRLAQDAIRQYHADSLMNNLEYDRHSEEQAVEAFAEMITATGDEVHNDPSGQPALPTWTRVVTAMPDFPRRLREMCDADLAEFG from the coding sequence TTGCCTGACTTCTCCCAACGCGGCCCGATCACCACGCTGCACGACCTCGCCACGACCGATTCGTCGCGGCTCGAGGAGTTGCTGCGCGAGTCGGTCAAGGATTATCCAATCGGCCTGGTGCTGCCGATCACCGCCTCGGACATGCGGGCGCGGCCGTTCGGCGAGATCGTCGAGCAGCTCGGCAAGGCGGACTACGTCGATACCGCGTGTGTCGTGCTGAATCGGGCGGACACGGTCGAGGACTACCAGGAGGCCCTCAAGCGGCTCGAACCGCTGGGCCCAAAGGCGAAGCTGCTGTGGACCGACGGGCCGCGCGGCAAGCAGGCGCTCGGGGACCTGGACGACGCCGGCTTCGCGGTCAACGTGCCGGGCAAGGGGCGCGCCGTCTGGTTCGCGTTCGGCTTTCTGCTGGCCGACCCGCAGCTGAAGGCGTACGTCCTGCAGGACGGTGACATCGAGAACTACGATAACGACATGCTGGTCCGGCTCGCGCTCCCCATGGCGCACCCCGGCATGGACTTCCACTTCTGCAAGGCGTTCTACGCACGCTGCACGACCAAGATGCACGGCCGCGTCGTGCGGCTGCTGGTCGCGCCGCTGCTGAGGGCGCTGATCTCGGTGATGGGCAACGACCCGTACCTCGTCTTCTTGCGGAGCTTCCGCTACCCGCTCGCGGGCGAGTTCGCGGTGACTTCGCACCTGGCCCGCTCGAACCGGATCCCGTGCGACTGGGGCTTGGAGGTCGGCACGCTCGCGGAGGTCTTCCGCAACACGGCGCCGAAGCGCGTCGCGCAGGTCGACATCGCCCGGCTGTACGACCACAAGCACCAGCCGCTGTCGGTCGAGGACAAGTCGAAGGGTCTCATGAAGATGGCGGGTGACATCCTGGCGAACATCGTCCGCACGCTCGCCAGCCGCGGCATGGTGTTCGGCAAGGGGCACTTCATCACGATCCGCTCGGCCTACCAGCGGCTCGCGCAGGACGCGATCCGCCAGTACCACGCCGACAGCCTGATGAACAACCTGGAGTACGACCGCCACAGCGAGGAGCAAGCGGTCGAGGCGTTCGCCGAGATGATCACCGCCACGGGCGACGAGGTGCACAACGACCCCTCGGGCCAGCCTGCCTTGCCGACCTGGACGCGCGTCGTGACCGCGATGCCCGACTTCCCCCGACGGCTACGCGAGATGTGCGACGCCGACTTGGCCGAGTTCGGGTGA
- a CDS encoding Type II/IV secretion system protein, translating into MSKLGKFLIKKGVISPEQWTESAGVAKKNGTKPEEALVELGYATAEQVSQAMADLNGFVFINLQDVPIPPAVVELVPESVARENVVIPIEEGDDESLKVCVSDPDDFETIEKLQFILNKKIDIAIATKEHILEAINRNYGQMGDESADSMLQEFTDTAIDFTETENDDDDDDAEVDEASAPVVKLVQLMIGEAVQLRASDIHVEPFEDRIRIRYRIDGVLVERDSPPRRLLGALLSRIKILAKMDISERRRCQDGRIKITAGGKELDLRVSMMPTNHGQTCVMRLLDKDNIKVGVRQLGLSERDFRVFNQLIRRPNGIFLVTGPTGSGKTTTLYASLNELNRPDRKIITAEDPVEYYLPGINQVEVKHSIGLDFAKIIKAMLRQAPNVILVGEMRDYETASMGIQASLTGHLVFSTLHTNDAPGAVTRMVDMGVPAYLVAGSVIGILAQRLVRVNCPKCKAPHSPTQNELDAAGITPEQAASATFMKGRGCNNCGGGGYRGRLGVFELMTMSSKVRELSFQGASTQEIGKEARKMGMTTLYDDAILKVCSGITTLEEVFRVTKKVED; encoded by the coding sequence ATGTCCAAGCTCGGCAAGTTCCTCATCAAGAAGGGCGTCATCAGCCCCGAGCAGTGGACCGAATCGGCGGGGGTCGCCAAGAAGAACGGCACGAAGCCCGAGGAGGCGCTCGTCGAGCTCGGCTACGCCACCGCGGAGCAGGTCTCTCAGGCGATGGCCGACCTGAACGGCTTTGTCTTCATCAACCTGCAGGACGTGCCCATCCCGCCGGCGGTGGTCGAGTTGGTGCCCGAGTCGGTCGCGCGGGAGAACGTCGTCATCCCGATCGAGGAGGGGGACGACGAGTCGCTCAAGGTCTGCGTCAGCGACCCGGACGACTTCGAGACGATCGAGAAACTCCAGTTCATCCTCAACAAGAAGATCGACATCGCGATCGCCACCAAGGAACACATCCTCGAGGCGATCAACCGCAACTACGGGCAGATGGGCGACGAGTCGGCCGACTCGATGCTCCAAGAGTTCACCGACACGGCGATCGACTTCACCGAGACCGAGAACGACGACGACGATGACGACGCCGAGGTCGATGAGGCCTCCGCCCCGGTCGTGAAGCTCGTGCAGCTGATGATCGGCGAGGCGGTGCAGCTCCGGGCGTCGGACATTCATGTCGAGCCGTTCGAAGACCGTATCCGCATCCGCTACCGGATCGACGGCGTGCTGGTCGAGCGCGACAGCCCGCCCCGGCGCCTGCTGGGGGCGTTGCTCTCGCGCATCAAAATCCTCGCAAAGATGGACATCAGCGAGCGGCGACGCTGCCAGGACGGCCGTATCAAGATCACCGCGGGCGGCAAGGAGCTCGACCTCCGCGTGAGCATGATGCCGACCAACCACGGGCAGACGTGCGTCATGCGTCTGCTCGACAAGGACAACATCAAGGTCGGCGTGCGGCAGCTCGGGCTGTCGGAGCGTGATTTCCGCGTCTTCAACCAGCTGATCCGCCGGCCGAACGGAATCTTCCTGGTGACCGGCCCCACGGGCTCCGGCAAGACCACGACGCTGTACGCCTCGCTGAACGAGCTGAACCGGCCCGACCGCAAGATCATCACCGCTGAGGACCCGGTCGAGTACTACCTGCCCGGGATCAACCAGGTCGAGGTGAAGCACTCGATCGGGCTGGACTTCGCGAAGATCATCAAGGCGATGCTCCGGCAGGCGCCCAACGTGATCCTGGTCGGCGAGATGCGCGACTACGAGACCGCCTCGATGGGCATCCAGGCGTCGCTGACCGGTCACTTGGTCTTCAGCACGCTGCACACGAACGACGCGCCGGGTGCGGTTACCCGAATGGTCGATATGGGCGTCCCCGCCTATCTGGTCGCGGGCAGCGTGATCGGCATCCTGGCCCAGCGGCTGGTTCGCGTGAATTGCCCGAAGTGCAAGGCGCCCCACTCGCCGACCCAGAACGAACTCGACGCGGCCGGCATCACCCCCGAGCAGGCGGCCAGCGCCACGTTCATGAAGGGGCGCGGCTGCAACAACTGCGGCGGGGGCGGATACCGCGGCCGCTTGGGGGTTTTCGAGCTGATGACGATGAGCAGCAAAGTCCGCGAGCTGTCGTTCCAAGGGGCCTCGACCCAGGAAATCGGCAAAGAGGCTCGCAAGATGGGCATGACCACCCTCTACGACGACGCCATCCTGAAGGTCTGCTCGGGGATCACGACCCTGGAAGAGGTCTTCCGAGTCACCAAGAAGGTCGAGGACTAG
- a CDS encoding Type II/IV secretion system protein, translating into MGTILIDKLLGAVVKQGASDLHITVGQPPVLRLSGRMQKLKTKVLEEADTMGLMKSITPDRCQQEFQETGSTDFGFAFGEQARFRVSVFRQRGKVAMVLRQIPVDLFTMDQLKLPEVFKKLITRPRGLVLVTGPTGSGKSTSLAAMIDYLNDNCDHHIITIEDPIEFQHNHKKSTINQREVGTDVTSFAEAIRRALRQDPDVILVGEMRDLETIEAAITAAETGHIVFGTLHTSSAAGTINRIIDVFPTNQQDQIRTQLATAILGILSQQLLKKLGGGRVAAFEVLIVTPGIANLIRENKIFRITSAIQTGAKQGMQLLDDHVFEHYCNGLVSKEDALAKCNTPEELAARMATFDKESSSDDDDEDND; encoded by the coding sequence ATGGGCACGATCCTCATCGACAAGTTGCTCGGCGCCGTGGTGAAGCAGGGCGCAAGCGACCTGCACATCACGGTCGGTCAGCCGCCCGTGCTGCGCCTCAGCGGTCGGATGCAGAAGCTGAAGACCAAGGTGCTCGAGGAGGCCGACACGATGGGCCTGATGAAGAGCATCACGCCCGACCGCTGCCAGCAAGAGTTCCAAGAGACGGGCAGCACCGACTTCGGTTTCGCGTTCGGCGAGCAGGCGCGCTTCCGCGTGTCGGTGTTCCGCCAGCGCGGCAAGGTGGCGATGGTCCTCCGGCAGATCCCGGTCGACCTCTTCACGATGGACCAGCTGAAGCTGCCCGAGGTCTTCAAGAAGTTGATCACGCGGCCGCGCGGGCTGGTGCTGGTGACCGGGCCGACCGGATCGGGCAAGTCGACCTCGCTGGCGGCGATGATCGACTACCTGAACGACAACTGCGACCACCACATCATCACGATCGAAGACCCGATCGAGTTCCAGCACAACCACAAGAAGTCGACGATCAACCAGCGCGAGGTGGGGACCGACGTCACCAGCTTCGCCGAGGCGATCCGCCGCGCCCTGCGTCAGGACCCGGACGTGATCCTGGTCGGCGAGATGCGTGACCTCGAAACGATCGAGGCCGCCATCACCGCCGCCGAGACCGGCCACATCGTCTTCGGCACGCTGCACACGTCCAGCGCGGCGGGCACGATCAACCGCATCATCGACGTCTTCCCGACCAACCAGCAGGACCAGATCCGCACCCAGCTGGCGACCGCCATCCTCGGCATCCTTTCGCAGCAGCTGCTCAAGAAGCTGGGCGGCGGCCGCGTCGCGGCGTTCGAGGTGCTGATCGTCACGCCGGGCATCGCGAACCTGATCCGCGAGAACAAGATCTTCCGCATCACCTCGGCGATCCAGACGGGCGCCAAGCAGGGGATGCAACTGCTGGACGACCACGTCTTCGAGCATTACTGCAACGGCCTGGTGAGCAAGGAGGACGCCCTGGCCAAGTGCAACACGCCCGAGGAGCTGGCCGCCCGGATGGCCACGTTCGACAAAGAGTCGTCGAGCGATGACGACGACGAAGACAACGACTGA